From the Chitinivorax tropicus genome, the window AATTGTCAGTGCCAATTCCTTACCCAGCTTTTGAATGGTGGCCAGCCGGATATACAGCCTAGGCCGCGCCACACGCTGGTGCCTCAACCACAACAGGAGTCGCCTATGCCTAGCAACAAAACATTGGCGGATTGGCAGCAGTTTGCAGCCAGTCTCAATATCGAAGGTCGTGCGTTCATTCAGGGGCAGTATGTGGCTGCCCGGTCCGGTCGGGCTTTTGATTGCATCAGCCCGATCGATGGCAAGGTATTGACTCAGGTCACCGATTGTGAAGAGATCGATGTCGATGCGGCGGTAGCCGCGGCCCGGCAAGCCTTCGAGAGCGGCGTGTGGTCGCAGGCCAATCCACGTAAGCGCAAGAAAGTGCTGTGTCGTTTTGCTGAGCTGATCCGCCAGCATGCCGATGAATTGGCGGTGCTGGAGACCTTGGATGTCGGCAAGCCGATAGGGGACACCACATCTGTTGATATTCCAGGCGCGGCTTACTGCATCGAGTGGTATGGTGAGGCGATCGACAAGCTGGGTGGCGAGGTCGCTCCAGCTGATCAGCACTTGGTCGGGCTGGTGACGCGTGAGCCGATTGGTGTCGTGGCATGTATCGTGCCCTGGAATTTCCCGCTGCTGATGGCCTCATGGAAAATCGGGCCCGCCTTGGCTGCCGGCAATTCCGTCATTCTCAAGCCCTCCGAAAAGTCCCCATTGACTGCGATTCGCGTGGCGGAGCTGGCCAAGCAGGCCGGGGTGCCGGATGGCGTGTTCAATGTGCTGCCAGGCGGCGGGCAGGTGGGTAAGCTGTTGTCGCTGCATATGGATGTCGATTGCGTAGCGTTCACCGGCTCGACCCAGGTTGGTAAGCTGCTCATGCAGTATGCTGGGCAATCGAACCTGAAGCGGGTCTGGCTGGAGCTGGGTGGCAAGTCTCCCAATATCGTGATGCCGGATTGCCCGGATTTCGACCGGGCGGCCAGTGCGGCAGCCGGAGCCATTTTCTACAATATGGGCGAAATGTGTACGGCGGGCTCGCGCTTGTTGGTGCATCGAGATATCAAGGAAGCTTTCATCGACAGGCTCTTGGAGAAGGCGCGTGCCTATCAGCCGGGGAATCCGCTGAATCCGGTGACGAGCATGGGTGCGATTGTCGATGACATCCAGCTTCAGCGGGTGCTGGGTTATATCGAGCTGGGTCGGGCCGAGGGCGCGAAGTTGTTGGCGGGTGGGCAGCAGGTCTTGCTGGACAGCGGCGGCTACTATATCGAGCCCACCGTTTTCGACGTTGATCGACCGGACATCCGGATCGCCAGAGAAGAGATCTTTGGGCCGGTGCTGTCGGTGGTGACGTTTGATACCTTGGATCAGGCGATAGCATTGGCCAATGATAGTGAATATGGCTTGGGCGCAGCTATCTGGAGCAGCAATCTGACCACGGCGCATGAGGCCGCCAGACGGTTGCGTGCTGGCACGGTCTGGGTCAATTGCTATGACGAAGGTGGTGATATGAACTTCCCATTCGGTGGCTATAAGCAATCTGGCAATGGGCGGGATAAATCCCTGCATGCATTGGAAAAATACACCGAGTTGAAGTCAACGCTGATCCGCCTGCGTTAAACCATCCATTCTGCGCTTCCAACAGCCGGCCCAGTGCCGGCTTTTCTTTTTGTCTTCCTGTCAATACATACGAAATGGACTATATTGCATTACGGAATTGGCTGGCATCGGGCAGGCAGACGAGAGACTGACCCCGGGGCGACTTGACTGAGGCAACGGGGCAGCATCAGCCACGCCAAGGTGTGGAGTTTGTAGCAGTTGCCATTCAGCGATTGGATGGAGTGCCCAGCAATTGCCCGACTGTTGAATGGCAAGGTGTTCGAGTATGCGACATTGGAATGGCGGTTTGATGGTTGGCCTGTATCGCTGGCTGGCAGGGCTTGGTTGGGCTGTGCTGGTGGCGCAGGGTATGGCTGTGGAGCAATTACATTGCCCCACGCCCATTTCCGTCGCTTTTTTCGAATTCGGCAAGCAATATCGGACAGGGGAGGACGGCAAGGCGGTGGGCGTGGATAAGGATCTGATCGAAGAGGTGTCTCGCCGCAGTGGCTGCCAATTCGAAAGCCGGGTGCAATCGCGCGTGAGGATTTGGCGTGCCATGGAGGTGGGCTCTTTGGACATGACCCTGTCCAGCGCAGCGACACCAGAGCGGGAGCGGCTTGCCTGGTTCATTCCCTATATTGCGGACTACCTGAACTTCTTTATCCGAGCGGATCTGAATGAGCTGGACGGCCTGGCTGCATTCGAAGCCAATCCTGCTTTGCGGGTGGCGATTCTCAGAGGCGCCCGGTACTCGAAAGGCTATGATGATTTCGTTGACCGGTTGCGGCTGAAAGGGCGGGTGGAGGATCTGACCACCATGCAAGCGGGTTTTGCAAAATTCCGCGCTGGGCGTGTGCATGGTTTCATCGCTCCTGGCAGCGTAGGCAAGGAGCTGCTGCGCGAAGGCCAGCTGCAACATCAGTTCCTGCCCAAGCTATGGGACACGGAAGCAACCATCGTGGGGGCGATTGCGATGTCAAAGCAGCGGATGACTGAAACGCAATATCAACAGCTGTCTACCATCATCAAAGCAATACGCCAGGATGGCACATTCCGTACCATCCTGCTTCGTCACAGTAACGAGAGCGTGGCCGCAAACAGTGAGATGCTGCTCAAACAGGCAGGCCGGTAAGCTCGGTCAAGGCAGCGTGATGGTGATATAGGCGGCCTGGGCGGGGGCACCAACCAGATTGCCGTATCCTGCCAACGTCTGATCGACGCTCCGGCCAAGCATCCAGTTCAAGCCGGTGAATGCCAATGCGCCAAGCAACACGATGGTGCCCGCGATGATCGGCAACGGCACCTCGTTTTTGATGGCGTGCCTGATCTGGTCGGGTA encodes:
- a CDS encoding aldehyde dehydrogenase; the protein is MPSNKTLADWQQFAASLNIEGRAFIQGQYVAARSGRAFDCISPIDGKVLTQVTDCEEIDVDAAVAAARQAFESGVWSQANPRKRKKVLCRFAELIRQHADELAVLETLDVGKPIGDTTSVDIPGAAYCIEWYGEAIDKLGGEVAPADQHLVGLVTREPIGVVACIVPWNFPLLMASWKIGPALAAGNSVILKPSEKSPLTAIRVAELAKQAGVPDGVFNVLPGGGQVGKLLSLHMDVDCVAFTGSTQVGKLLMQYAGQSNLKRVWLELGGKSPNIVMPDCPDFDRAASAAAGAIFYNMGEMCTAGSRLLVHRDIKEAFIDRLLEKARAYQPGNPLNPVTSMGAIVDDIQLQRVLGYIELGRAEGAKLLAGGQQVLLDSGGYYIEPTVFDVDRPDIRIAREEIFGPVLSVVTFDTLDQAIALANDSEYGLGAAIWSSNLTTAHEAARRLRAGTVWVNCYDEGGDMNFPFGGYKQSGNGRDKSLHALEKYTELKSTLIRLR
- a CDS encoding substrate-binding periplasmic protein; translated protein: MRHWNGGLMVGLYRWLAGLGWAVLVAQGMAVEQLHCPTPISVAFFEFGKQYRTGEDGKAVGVDKDLIEEVSRRSGCQFESRVQSRVRIWRAMEVGSLDMTLSSAATPERERLAWFIPYIADYLNFFIRADLNELDGLAAFEANPALRVAILRGARYSKGYDDFVDRLRLKGRVEDLTTMQAGFAKFRAGRVHGFIAPGSVGKELLREGQLQHQFLPKLWDTEATIVGAIAMSKQRMTETQYQQLSTIIKAIRQDGTFRTILLRHSNESVAANSEMLLKQAGR